The genome window TCCACAATACTCTAATTCAGTTATTTTGTTAACTCCGATAGTGTGTGGTATTGTTTTACATTTTATTTTCCTATCTTTATGCAATATTGTCACGGCTATGGGAAAACCTGGTACATTATCAGTTATTACAATCGCAGGATCTTTCATACATATTCTTTTATCCTATACTCTAGCAAAAAATATTGGCATTAATGGCATTATTTGGAGTTCTACAATTTCTTATTTAATCTCAATTATACTAATGATTCTAATTTTCTTCAATAAAACAAGCATTAAGGTAGCATAATGTGTTGCTTATTTATGGTTCGAAATTTTCTATCTGTGAAAACGGCATATGCAATTACTGAACAGTATAAGAAAAATGAAAAATATATTTATTCTATAGAATCTGATGATGATGAATATTTTTCCACAATAAAAAATACTGTAGCAACTAATATACCTGTAATTAAAACTGAGCCTATCAATTGGATTTTTAAAAGATTTAATTTTTTATTAAAATACAGATCATTACAATCAAGTTATAAAAAAATTCTTAGTATTTATACTAGATATCAAATTAGTGAAATCTTTATACACTACCCTGTGCATGAAAAAGAAGCACTCTATATGAAGGCAGCTAAAAAACTAAAAATAAAAATAAATTTTTATGAGGAAGGAAGTTGCTTTTATACTGACCGTAGAGGAAGAAAACTAGATGTTTATAGTAGGTTAAAGTTTTTTATACGAAAATCACTCCTAAAATGCCTAAGTATTAACTATGGATATCAATTAAATGCTGATGGCTGGTATTCTATATTACCTGTAAAAAAACAGCCAAATCACCTTATAAAAATATCATATAAAAAAATCGAGTGTCCTAACTTAAAATATTTATTTTTATCTCGTCCCGTTTTTGATGATTACCCTTCAATTTCTTTTGATTTATATATCCAATCCATAATAAAATTCATAAATACAATGCCTAAAAATGAAACACTATTTATTAAATTTCATCCTAGGGAATCACTAGATAATCAAAGAAAGACAATTGATAAATTAAATAGCTACTCTTCCTATATTGAGGTAAAAAAACTCGATTTAAATATAGCTGCCGAAGATATTGTATACAATATGGAAAAAGGCAGTTCAGTTTGTGCTTTTGACTCATCAACACTAATATATGGCAATTCAATAAATTCAAATATTAAATTTCATTCAGTACTAAATCATATTTATATGTATGATGAAATGAATGAGCTTAGTAATTTATACTCGCTATATACCAAAAAATTTAGCCATATTGAATATATAAAATGAATAACAACCTGAAGAAAGTTGATACTTTTACTTTCATAACAGTGTTAAGTATCGCTATACTATGTTTATTACCTTTTTCTCCATATCTATCTTTAATTTTATGTTTTCCTCTTCTTACATTGCTAGAAATTGAAAGTGTTAAAATAAAGAGTTTCTCAGTATTTTTCATTCTTATTTTTATTATATTAATTTCATATTTAGGAGCATCCAGGGGAATATTTGAAACACCTAACGATGACCTAGCTGACTACTATAAAAATTTCATTGCTCTTTCTAAAGGTAATCTCTATGCTCTTTTCGAATTTGGCTTTGGAGTAGAAATAGGTTTACCTTTTTTAAGTTTTTTACTTTCTATTGTGGCACCATATGCCCCCCCCCCCGTGTTTTTTTTACTGTTCCACCTTATTATAATAAATACATTGTATGTTTTATTTATATACAAATACTCGAAAGTTGTTAATATTAAATACAAATCACTACTACTACTAACTTGTTTCCTTTTTTTAGGATATACCGCTGAAGCAAATTTATTGAGGCAGTCTTATTCTTCAATTTTTCTTCTATTTGCATTATTTTCAAAAAATAACAAACAAAAAGTACATTACATTATTATTTCAATGACATTTCATCTATCATCAATTCTATTATATTTTGCCTTCAACTATATATATAGAATAAACTTAAAAAAACTATTGATTTTACTTGCAGCATCACTCCTAACAGCAATATTTTTTGCGTCATTTATTTTGCCAATTTTAGTCCAATATCCTCAAATCAAAATTGATGCTTATATAAATGGTGATGGTGTTAATATTGAAACCATTTTATCAATCTATAAAGAGTTTATAATTATATTTCCCATTTCATTATTTTTATTTATCATTAATAAAATAGATATAAAATACATGTACATGCTAGTAGCATGGTTTGTAATCACATGTATCCTAGAATTTTTAATGTCTGGTATATCCCTAAGGATTAACCACATGATAATTACATTTTTGGTTGGCCCTATTTTATATACAATATTCACGAAATTAAAAAATACAGCTATTGTATTTGCATTTGTTATCATACCATTAATTTTTATATTGAAGATATATTCATTTGTTAACAATAAAAATGAGATGGCTTTATTTTCTGATGGAAATTATTTTTACAGTACACCATTTGAATATGTCGATTTTTTAACTCAAGATATATCTAATAACAAACGAGACTGGAAACGTCTTAATTATGAATAGTATTATAGCGAGTCACTTTATGAAATTTTCACTTATTCTCTGTACTCTAGGAAGAACAGATGAAGTCGCTCTATTTTTAGAATCCCTAAGTTTACAAACTTACCAAAACTATGAACTTATTATTATTGACCAAAATAAGGACGATAGATTAAAAAAAATACTGTCTGATTCATCAATTCAAGATAGTAAGATTTTGCATATTGTGCAATCAGTTCCTGGTTTATCTAGGGCCAGAAATGTTGGCATTCAGCATGCCTCAGGTAATATTATAGCATTCCCTGACGATGATTGTACCTATGATATAGATGTATTAGAAAAAGTAGCATTTTTTTTTACACATAACTCAAATAAACCACTAGCTCTAAGTGTCAACACTCGAGATATTAATTCAAGTTTTTCTCTAATTTTCTCCCCTAAAAATGAATGTTCATTTAGCAAAGATAAATTACTAGGGTGCTCTTTTACTCTTTTTTTCAGTAAAGAAGCCTCAAATATGCTTTTTGATGAACGCTTAGGTGTAGGTTCGGGATTCATTTGGGGAGCTGCAGAAGAAAATGATTTTCTTTACAGATTTTTAACATCTGGTGGTGAAGGATACTATCTACCTTCACCAACCGTTTTTCATCCAGCTAAAGAAAATGATACTTTAGATGTAACAAGAGCATATTTATACGGAGGAGGCTTTGCTGCTTTTAGATTGAAAAACAATGGGTTGGTTAGATTTATTAAGAGTAGCCTTTTAATATTCGTTGATATTTTTAAAAATTTAATTCTAGGGAAATGGAAAAAAGCGTCTTTTAAATTCATTTTCCTTTTGGGATACTTTGTTGGTGGATTGGCATGGAAAATAGCAAATAAATGAAAAAAATACTGATCATTGCACCAAGCTCAATATACGGTGGAGGTGAAGTTTATGTAAAAAACCTCATCAACTATATAAATAAAAACTATATTATTATAGTTGGAGCTTGTAATGAAAGATTAATAAATGAAATTAACAATAATGTTAATTTCATTTTTAAAGTTAAACCATCCACCTCTCAAGCCAATAAGCTTTACAATAATTTGTTAATTAATTACTACTCTTTTAAATATAATGTAGATATTATTTTTTTAAATGGACTCCCCGAATCGGCTCTTTATGCTTTTACCTTATTAAAAAAGAATATAGTTTGCATTGGTCACAGTAATGAGAGTCACTTGCGATATATTAATGACCAACATGGGTTGAAAAATTTCTTATTAAAAACATTATTTAAGCTTTCATTTAAAAAATTAAAATTATTTATTGCCATTAATGAGCAAGCAAAGAGTAATTTATTATATTTTTTCCCTAAATATAAAAAATCTCAAGTTATATATAATGGCGTTCCTGAAATGGTGATTGAAAAGAAAAAAAACAATGATTTTACAGTGGGAAGGATATGTCGATTACTCCCTGATAAAAATGTAAAACTAGCTATTGATAGCATGAAAAAAATCAATAAGGCATCTTTGATTATTGCAGGTGAAGGACCTGAAAAAAACAAACTGGAAGAACATGCCAATAGAAGTAAAATAGACGTAACATTTTTAGGGCATTGTAATGCTGCTGATTTCTTTTCAAAAATTGACGTAATGCTATTAACCACCCCCTCAAATAGTGACGGAGATGCAACTCCACTCGTAATTTTAGAATCGATGTCAGCAGGCATTCCTGTTATATCAACAAAAGTTGGAGGGGTGCCTGAACTAATTGAACATATGGTAACAGGTATTTTATGCGAAGATACTCCAGAAAGTTTTTCAAACGCAATAAATTTATTATTACATGATGAGATGTTATATCAAACAATATCCCATAACAGCAGAAATGCTTATATTGAGCGTTTTAGTTCCAAAATTACATTTGAACAAACACTATCTGAAATTAATAAACACACTAGTAATAATTAATATATTTATGATCACATACAATATATCAGATCAATAATATTGAAAAATATTATAGTTTAATACTGTCACTTACACTTGAATTTAAAAATAATTTGCTGCTTCTCTATTTATTTTTTGTTATTAAAATCACACGTTAGTTATATAATACAATTCCAATAAAGCAATTAGTACATCATCTATTATTCTGTATTCTAGATAGGATAAAAAATTGATACTCGCATTCATTTTCCTTATGCAAAGTAAAAGCGATTTTTTAATTTAATCCAAATATTTAATATTCATTCTTTTAGGTAATGATAGATCTACAGGTTCACATTCAAAGTTGTGTGTAAGATTCAATCAATAGTTTAGAAAAGGGAATAAAATTGAAAACAAAGTAGGAATAGATGATTTGCTCATATTGAAGGAATAGGAGGGTAATTATTGATGATGACAAAATCATTAGATCATATTTTAGTATTCACCCCGAAAACCATAATTTTGCAGATTTAGACATACTGATACGAAATCAAGGCGTGAATCATAGAGATATTAATATTGATTCAGATTGCTGGGTAGGCGCTAAAGTAACTATACTAATGCTACAATTATTAGAAATGGCTGTGTTATTGCAGCAAAAGCTGCAGTCAATTCAACTTTTCCTGATAATGTGGTTATTGCTGGGATTTCAGCAAAAATAATTAAAAGAAGGAACTGATGAAAAAACAATCTTTTTTCTTTGTGCATTTATTTAATGACTACAGTGGAAGCCCTTTAGTACTGAAAAACATGATAAATGCAATAAAAAAATCAGGTGAAAGCATTACATTATTGACCAGTAAACATAGTGGATTTTTATCAAATATTAGCGAGACCAGTTACATTAGATTATTTTATAAATACTCTAATATTAAATTAATAACTTTTTTTTCTTTACATTATCTCAAATTGATGTGTTTTTGAAACTTTCAGTTAATATATTAATTCATCGATTTAAAAAAAATAAATGCACTGTAGTTATTAATACCGTATTACCTTTTTCTGCAGGTTTAGCTGCGTTTTTGTTTGCCAATCGAACAATTTATTACATTCATGAAACACACATCAAACCAAAATTATTAAATAAGCTACTACTTTTTGGTGTTCGTAAATTTTCGGATGAAATAATATATGTTTCTAACTACACAAAAGACGCCATTGACATTCAAAAAAATTGTATTGTCATTCCTAATCCATTAAGAAATGACTTTAATTTAAATCCTAGTCTTGATTTTCATGCTAAACATAATGATAAAAATGTCTTTTTTTCAGGCTCACTTAAAGCATACAAGGGTATATATAATTTCATAAAAATTGCTGAACATTGTCCACAAATTAATTTCATTGCAGCTCTAAATTGCCATGAAACTGATTTTCATGAATTTGTAACTAAGTATCATCATCAAAACATCTCTTTTTTTCATAGACCAAACTTTATTAAATCACTGTATGAAAAATCATTCATTATTCTAAACTTATCAATTCCTGAGGATTGGACTGAAACATTTGGATTATCAATCCTTGAAGGTATGTCGTATGGGTGTGTTCCTATCGTTCCCCCTGCCGGAGGGCCTTTAGAAATTGTTAATCCTGATTTCGGATATTATATTCATTCAAATCATGTAGACAAAATTTCAAAAATAATAAATGATTTATCTTGCAATTATAACGAATGGTATAAAAAATCACAGTCAGCTTTAAATAAGTCTAATGAATTTAGTTTTCAAGAATATACAAAATCTATTAATAATTTTTTAGGAATATAGTGTGAAAGTTATTTCAATTGTAGGAACTGTTGGATTACCGGCTTGTTATGGTGGCTTTGAGTCTTTAATTGAAAATTTGACCAAGAACTCATCAGGTGATATTAAATATAAAGTTTTTTGCTCATCGCAGTTTTTCAAAAATAAAATAAATGCCTATAACAATGCTGATTTAATATATATACCTTTAAATGCAAATGGTATTCAAAGCATTTTTTATGACATTATTTCATTAATAAAAACTTTGTTCTATAAAAATGACGTGACCTTGATATTAGGTGTATCGGGTTGTTTATTCTTGCCTTTTTATAAATTCTTTTCAAAAGCAAAAGTCATAACTAATATCGATGGTTTAGAGTGGAAACGCGATAAATGGGGGGCTGTGGCTAAATGGTTTCTAAAACGTTCTGAGTATTTTGCAGTAAAATACTCGGATATAATTATATCTGATAATCAAGCAATCGCTGATTATGTTAATCAAAGCTATAATTTGTCATCTGAGGTAATAGCATATGGGGGAGATCATGCTATTATATCCAACCATATTGAGAATACTATCCCAACTGGAGATTATTATCTTTCCATTTGTAGAATAGAGCCAGAAAATAATATCTCACTCATTTTAGAGTCCTTTTCTGCCAGTAAAAGAAAAATTAAATTCATAGGGAATTGGAAAAATTCTGTTTATGGCCAGTGCTTATATAAAGAATATTCACAATATGAGAATATAGAACTAATAGACCCCATTTATGACATATCAACCCTTTATAATTATAGAATAAATTGTAAAGCATATATACATGGACATTCCGCAGGGGGAACAAACCCTTCGTTAGTTGAAGCTATGCATATTGGCAGACCCATTTTAGCATTTGACTGTGACTTCAATAGGTATTCAACTGACAATAAAGCTTTATATTTTTCAAACGATAACTCACTTTTAAAATTAATTGAAGATACAGATGATAATATGCTTGTATCTAACTCTGAAAAAATGAAAGAAATTGCTATTGAAAAATATACTTGGAGTAAAATAGCCACACAATATGAAAGCCTTTATTAATAATATGTAAACTTGTTATGAAACTATAAATAGACTATTAAATATCATTTTTATCGAACTATAGCCAGACACTTTAACTAATCGTATAGTATAAGAATCAGTAACTTAGTCGTAAAAAATCTTTACAAAGAGAATGTCCAATATAATTAACCTACAATGCAACGTTAATATCTTCTTTTCCAAAGATTGCTCTCTATAAGCTTCCTTAGAAATTATATTAAAAACGTATAAGTGTGATGATGATAACTCCCACTACTTATATTTTATCTAAACATTTTTTATCATAGGATGGACTTGTGCTTAGTAAGCATCTCTCACTTACATTACTAACCGCCAGCATTTTACTTACAGGCTGCACCGTCACCCCCGGTGCCTATATATCAACCTCAGGCAAAAATGTAGTTGATACGGGTGACCGTGACATTACCAAATTGGTTGATATCTACCCCATTTCACCAAAATTATTGGATGATATGTACACCGCCCCCACCATTGCTAAACCGAATGCGCAGTTAGAAAAGCAACTGACTCACTATGAATACCGCGTGGGTGCCGGTGATGTATTAACCATTACGGTTTGGGACCACCCTGAATTGACTATCCCTGCGGGTTCTTACCGTAGTGCGCAAGACTCCGGTAACTGGGTTCACTCCGACGGCACTATCTATTACCCATATATTGGTAAAGTCAAAGTGATCGGTAAAACCGTTACTGAAATCCGAACCTTGATCAGCAACCGTTTAGCCACCTATATCGAATCCCCACAAGTGGATGTGAGTATTGCCGCCTTCCGTTCACAAAAAATGTATGTGTCAGGAGAAGTCGCCAAACCGGGTACACTCCCTATCACTAACGTTCCTTTAACTATCTTAGAAGCCTTTAATA of Providencia rettgeri contains these proteins:
- a CDS encoding Domain of uncharacterised function (DUF1972) — protein: MKVISIVGTVGLPACYGGFESLIENLTKNSSGDIKYKVFCSSQFFKNKINAYNNADLIYIPLNANGIQSIFYDIISLIKTLFYKNDVTLILGVSGCLFLPFYKFFSKAKVITNIDGLEWKRDKWGAVAKWFLKRSEYFAVKYSDIIISDNQAIADYVNQSYNLSSEVIAYGGDHAIISNHIENTIPTGDYYLSICRIEPENNISLILESFSASKRKIKFIGNWKNSVYGQCLYKEYSQYENIELIDPIYDISTLYNYRINCKAYIHGHSAGGTNPSLVEAMHIGRPILAFDCDFNRYSTDNKALYFSNDNSLLKLIEDTDDNMLVSNSEKMKEIAIEKYTWSKIATQYESLY
- a CDS encoding putative glycosyl transferase; amino-acid sequence: MKFSLILCTLGRTDEVALFLESLSLQTYQNYELIIIDQNKDDRLKKILSDSSIQDSKILHIVQSVPGLSRARNVGIQHASGNIIAFPDDDCTYDIDVLEKVAFFFTHNSNKPLALSVNTRDINSSFSLIFSPKNECSFSKDKLLGCSFTLFFSKEASNMLFDERLGVGSGFIWGAAEENDFLYRFLTSGGEGYYLPSPTVFHPAKENDTLDVTRAYLYGGGFAAFRLKNNGLVRFIKSSLLIFVDIFKNLILGKWKKASFKFIFLLGYFVGGLAWKIANK
- a CDS encoding N-acetyl-alpha-D-glucosaminyl L-malate synthase BshA; its protein translation is MKLSVNILIHRFKKNKCTVVINTVLPFSAGLAAFLFANRTIYYIHETHIKPKLLNKLLLFGVRKFSDEIIYVSNYTKDAIDIQKNCIVIPNPLRNDFNLNPSLDFHAKHNDKNVFFSGSLKAYKGIYNFIKIAEHCPQINFIAALNCHETDFHEFVTKYHHQNISFFHRPNFIKSLYEKSFIILNLSIPEDWTETFGLSILEGMSYGCVPIVPPAGGPLEIVNPDFGYYIHSNHVDKISKIINDLSCNYNEWYKKSQSALNKSNEFSFQEYTKSINNFLGI
- a CDS encoding polysaccharide export protein Wza; this encodes MLSKHLSLTLLTASILLTGCTVTPGAYISTSGKNVVDTGDRDITKLVDIYPISPKLLDDMYTAPTIAKPNAQLEKQLTHYEYRVGAGDVLTITVWDHPELTIPAGSYRSAQDSGNWVHSDGTIYYPYIGKVKVIGKTVTEIRTLISNRLATYIESPQVDVSIAAFRSQKMYVSGEVAKPGTLPITNVPLTILEAFNNAGGLTEKADWDNVVLTRNGKETRISLQSLVQYGDLTQNHLMLSGDVLYVPRNDSQKVFVMGEVGQPTTLTIDRAGMSITEALSKASGIDQNTANATGVFVIRPIKNQPAEDKELEALLPKKMAAVYQLDLSDATSLVMGTEFKLQPYDLVYVTAAPVVRWNRLITQLLPTIASYNQLTEGTKRIHDW
- the pimC gene encoding GDP-mannose-dependent alpha-(1-6)-phosphatidylinositol dimannoside mannosyltransferase, with the translated sequence MKKILIIAPSSIYGGGEVYVKNLINYINKNYIIIVGACNERLINEINNNVNFIFKVKPSTSQANKLYNNLLINYYSFKYNVDIIFLNGLPESALYAFTLLKKNIVCIGHSNESHLRYINDQHGLKNFLLKTLFKLSFKKLKLFIAINEQAKSNLLYFFPKYKKSQVIYNGVPEMVIEKKKNNDFTVGRICRLLPDKNVKLAIDSMKKINKASLIIAGEGPEKNKLEEHANRSKIDVTFLGHCNAADFFSKIDVMLLTTPSNSDGDATPLVILESMSAGIPVISTKVGGVPELIEHMVTGILCEDTPESFSNAINLLLHDEMLYQTISHNSRNAYIERFSSKITFEQTLSEINKHTSNN